The proteins below come from a single Trachemys scripta elegans isolate TJP31775 chromosome 16, CAS_Tse_1.0, whole genome shotgun sequence genomic window:
- the GADD45GIP1 gene encoding growth arrest and DNA damage-inducible proteins-interacting protein 1, translated as MAAPMRRAWQGLLRAAVPAARSYHAPPPRRKPGGVYRPPPDDPLTPVWQLQPAYEAKLYGRHGSASGVDPARLWPSPEKLQELEAEEREWFPGLREMEAALDRKEREEERQRVERENLIAANMAEMPQMIEDWRREKVARKEKEREDKARRAKLLAEAQERFGHKVDHRSAKFQELVQEMEKKQRKELKLKKKQLKEEAKKKAVAATADPEPVPVSAEAAEPA; from the exons ATGGCGGCGCCCATGCGGCGGGCGTGGCAGGGGCTGCTCCGGGCCGCGGTCCCGGCCGCCCGCTCCTATCACGCCCCGCCCCCGCGGCGCAAGCCGGGCGGCGTGTACCGGCCGCCCCCGGACGATCCCCTCACGCCCGTGTGGCAGCTGCAGCCCGCCTATGAGGCCAAGCTGTACGGGCGCCACGGCTCGGCCTCCGGCGTGGACCCGGCCCGGCTCTGGCCCAGCCCCGAGaagctgcaggagctggaggCCGAGGAGAGGGAGTGGTTCCCCGGGCTGAGGGAGATGGAGGCGGCGCTGGACAGGAAGGAgcgggaggaggagaggcagcgGGTGGAGAG AGAGAACCTGATTGCCGCCAACATGGCCGAGATGCCGCAGATGATCGAGGACTGGCGGCGGGAGAAGGTGGCACGCAAAGAGAAGGAGCGGGAGGACAAGGCCCGGCGGGCGAAGCTGCTGGCCGAGGCCCAGGAGCGTTTTGGCCACAAGGTGGACCACCGCAGTGCCAAGTTCcaggagctggtgcaggagaTGGAGAAGAAACAGCGCAAGGAGCTCAAGCTGAAGAAGAAACAGCTCAAGGAGGAGGCAAAGAAGAAAGCCGTCGCCGCCACCGCTGACCCAGAACCTGTTCCTGTCTCAGCTGAGGCGGCTGAACCAGCCTAG